The Verrucomicrobium spinosum DSM 4136 = JCM 18804 genome includes a region encoding these proteins:
- a CDS encoding beta strand repeat-containing protein, whose protein sequence is MLTTTRFFAASRCLILASVGVMSSLPGFGQYFDSSSASGLTPAPTAVNWQSNVWQSFDSPGTTPPGAWADGGDAYFQTGGTNLVNITNEVNVRDLTQSVTGTSTILGGNGTLTLTGAAVINGSGSNLQFLSGLSLLIQPTGLSFEFRASSSDILIDAVLKGGSALEKTGSGTLYLNRANVLTGNITLSGGVTEIGSAAALGTGRLIINGATLRYGRGVADDVSDQLDPIGAGGAVINTNGGLINFSSALSGSGTLTKQGTGILVLNAASPSYTGQIVVNEGTLAINPATTGTTATILGTSGSTAVNGVLVKNGATLDLSGGGTANEPFNEYIALEGRGVNGQGALIKNGGQNQSAMNVYLTGHTTIFNNSRIDMDNVFDAAGFSLTKLGTGELPLEGGNTRNLGNVFVKQGTLNFSGGADMGYDASATFGNTIFINTGAVLQTYDKGSDLKRITLNGGTLRRGGGSTNVNVTTIGITGGITLNAGASSIARNSTVHGLIWGLNVINRSVGATVDHDVLVVGPTTYKTLATTDTRNTNGILGGYFTYGGTTWAVNGPDTDDGAIGGLVDASFQTSSDSSTWLATENVSLAGDPAASISTRTIHSLRLTALANLTIGAGESLTLGSGGVLVTGAGATSIAGGFLQSGNSQDLVVIQNASQALTISSTIRNNGGATALTKSGTGTLILSGTNTYSGGTYINGGNNSGTIGTGVVQVTNVTASGNDNLGDNSATNDLYFNNGTLRYSNTSANGTISRDVNLLSGGGVLEVVTAGVTVEISGKISGEALAADEGFFSSQGTLTKTGAGTLVISNGNNDYTGGNIVNGGILRLSGAGKLGASIGYLTVGAAGVVDLNGTSQSVGLLSGSAGAIIRNNGAGSQNLTFGNGNASSVTNLTSASSTGYAGIIQDNDGTGSGAVSLTKVGTGTQILSGVNTYTGTTSINEGTLQMGAGTGSATSTARSGSGAVTVAASATLSGNGIIGGNTSIAANGLLSVGVFGQTVAQTLTFAGSLVNDGVISLDVWSASGIDQIKFTGSGTVDLNGRLIVNNNAVSSNLWTANQSLKLFDWGTMSVLDRSIADMLLDIGAMKLSDSANTYWDTSRLLVDGTIVVLANALVWDANTGTNGAQDGAGNWAVTPNTNWWTGSANTSFVSDGTLNVIFGSGSGAAGAVSVQAGGVLVNNITFNDAGSSNYTIQGGNVTLTAGAWIATNHAYSDTAGTTITAILAGTNWTKSGQGRLILNANNAFTGTVTVAQGVLDVRHANALGPNASSTTTVMSGATLEIRGGITVNENLVINGSGHQSGGVSLGAISNQSGSNTFSGTISVATNSQITAQAGTVSLSGVISGSAGLVITAVDPAAIVQFTGNGSNTYTGATSVNSGILRLAKTQFLNSITTNTQVNIGDGVGSSRDILRLGTSDQIHDTGTVLSFKGSGAGGGVFQLFGFNETVGTIRSTNGDGVIENGGSGVSTLTVNNVTNDVFSGILQNGAAGTLAFTKINNGILSLTGANTYTGATSVRAGVLELSGGGTLSGTTAIQVASGGTLRLTNTSGANSANRLNDSAAISMVGGKLEFSHNGGSASYSETAGALNLESGANSISSSQAAGGFTSQLTFASLNRLNYSTVDFVGTGLGGDLQNQIRFNTVPSTQDHGLIGAWATVGTEFAKYGSFGVTAMSGADYALNTAVSTWTFKQNIKQTASSTLTSSRNVNSLNLAQVGATTVDLGGNTLRIESGGLLVSGNFDSAITNGTLTAGTSANTTGELVVHQTAAASTLTIGASIGNNGTGEVAFTKSGAGAVVLAGSNTFTGGITVNAGTLRLGNAQAVAVGNRLAIEGGTLDLNGYNVTAGALSSASPQATLGVITNTAVTQALLTVGSGDASSSYYGTIINGTGGIALTKVGLGTVTLAGNNTFTGAVNVDAGKLVVGHANALGTTAGGTVVKDGATLEFTAEGTYTEAITLTGEGYNRQGALSLANVTSLRGGADQVRVNNVILAGNTTINTSTKRLDFDGTLSAAGFALTKIGSSQVTYEGGGTTNLGDLYVKQGDFTFGGGANALGNASNTIYINSNATLRFYNVAAVSKGITLRGGNWIRDGSSNATTFRVAGGGLRIEAGASALTHTATSQVIHLDVINRAVGATLNITNTSSPVVAFTTSTLNTNGIIGGYATWGGNTWAVSGASGTDITISGLSSFQTNSFTVAANNVDITSSQGPAANFTINSLRFNTAAGVTLTLQGSNVISSGGILVTSTVAGNATRITGGTLMGSVSGDLIIHQNNAGADFFIESIIADNTGATALTKSGAGKMVLSGSNTYSGGTYINGSSGGATRGILSVAKISDTGDSNIGQSTAGSNGLSFNNGILEYTGSAGAQTSRNVRLYSGGGEFRIGTAGVELELSGVISSGDTETNDGYYNAEAGLTKSGNGILALSGTVANTYTGDTVINAGVLLLRKSAGVDAIAGSIVVNNTGILRLGQTNQINNSSVLTLVQTGMFDLDGYSEAVGGLSGVDATSSVRNGGSSASVLGVSVAAGQTYKYAGKIEDGVSPLSIEKSGAGTQVLSGLLTYSGSTSVSAGTLQFGDGGATSVVLGGAVQIATGATLAVNSSGDVVLGDVGGAGSLVQAGSGTTEVSTRYALTGESKVTAGRLLVDGYSSGTVAGRISVTGGQLGGKGTINSNVVVSERGVINAGSRLSEIDRLTFAGDLMVKRGGLSAEPRLLFQVSSFEMLYNDSIIQTLSESAIATYLAGLDFSDIDGSGTSLRELGLGAHDQLDIKGTLTLEAGGLIVVDGGTRTFVAGDMLDLMDWATLANPLTTDGQWDVNLDLILPTLGTGLKWDRSLFLSDGVVVVVVPEPSKACLLLLGLGCLFLRRRRR, encoded by the coding sequence ATGTTGACCACGACACGCTTCTTTGCCGCCTCCCGTTGCTTGATCCTCGCCTCCGTCGGCGTGATGTCATCGCTACCAGGTTTCGGGCAGTACTTCGACAGCAGCAGCGCTTCTGGATTAACACCTGCACCCACGGCGGTAAACTGGCAGAGCAACGTTTGGCAGTCGTTTGACTCTCCTGGTACCACGCCGCCAGGTGCATGGGCAGACGGCGGGGACGCCTACTTCCAGACAGGTGGGACGAATTTGGTCAACATCACGAATGAGGTCAATGTCAGGGATTTGACGCAAAGCGTCACGGGCACCTCCACGATCTTGGGTGGCAACGGCACCCTCACCCTCACGGGAGCCGCAGTGATCAACGGGAGTGGCTCCAATCTCCAGTTCCTGTCTGGCTTGTCTCTACTGATTCAGCCGACTGGGCTGTCGTTTGAGTTCCGGGCCTCCTCTTCGGACATTCTGATCGATGCGGTATTGAAGGGGGGCAGTGCGCTTGAAAAGACCGGCAGTGGGACATTGTACCTGAATCGTGCCAATGTCTTGACGGGCAACATCACTCTCTCAGGTGGTGTGACCGAAATCGGGTCTGCTGCGGCGCTTGGCACAGGTAGATTGATCATCAATGGAGCGACGCTTCGATATGGGCGTGGTGTGGCCGATGATGTATCTGACCAGTTGGACCCCATTGGCGCAGGTGGAGCTGTGATCAACACCAATGGAGGATTGATCAACTTTTCCAGTGCATTGTCTGGGAGTGGCACGCTGACCAAGCAGGGAACCGGAATCCTGGTGCTCAACGCGGCGAGCCCGAGCTACACCGGGCAGATTGTGGTGAATGAGGGTACTTTGGCCATCAACCCAGCTACTACGGGTACGACGGCTACCATTCTAGGAACTTCAGGGAGCACGGCGGTCAACGGGGTTCTTGTGAAGAATGGGGCCACCTTGGACCTTTCCGGCGGGGGAACCGCAAATGAGCCCTTCAATGAGTACATCGCTCTGGAAGGACGCGGGGTGAACGGGCAGGGGGCCCTCATCAAAAATGGCGGCCAAAACCAGAGCGCCATGAACGTGTACCTGACCGGACACACGACCATCTTCAACAACTCCCGCATCGATATGGACAACGTCTTTGACGCGGCAGGGTTCAGTCTCACCAAGTTGGGAACTGGGGAACTGCCGCTGGAAGGGGGCAACACCAGAAACCTGGGCAACGTCTTCGTGAAGCAGGGGACGCTGAACTTCAGTGGCGGCGCGGACATGGGCTATGATGCCAGTGCCACGTTTGGGAACACGATCTTCATCAACACGGGAGCTGTCCTGCAAACCTACGACAAGGGAAGCGACCTGAAGCGGATCACTCTGAACGGTGGTACGCTGCGCCGCGGCGGTGGCAGCACCAACGTCAACGTCACGACGATCGGCATAACGGGAGGCATCACCCTGAACGCTGGGGCATCCAGCATCGCCCGCAACTCAACCGTCCACGGTTTGATCTGGGGGCTAAACGTGATCAATCGCAGCGTGGGGGCCACAGTGGACCATGACGTTCTCGTGGTGGGCCCCACGACCTACAAGACTCTTGCCACCACCGACACTCGCAATACCAATGGAATCTTGGGCGGGTATTTTACCTACGGCGGCACCACCTGGGCGGTGAACGGACCGGACACGGACGATGGTGCCATCGGTGGACTGGTGGATGCTTCCTTCCAGACGAGCAGTGATTCTTCCACATGGCTGGCGACGGAGAACGTCAGTCTGGCGGGTGATCCTGCGGCCAGCATCTCCACCCGCACCATTCATTCTCTGCGTTTGACCGCGTTGGCGAATCTGACCATTGGAGCGGGGGAGTCGTTGACTCTTGGGAGCGGGGGGGTGCTGGTTACCGGGGCGGGTGCGACGAGTATCGCCGGTGGCTTCCTTCAAAGCGGTAATTCGCAAGATCTGGTGGTGATTCAGAATGCATCACAAGCGCTCACGATCAGTTCAACCATTCGCAACAACGGTGGAGCCACGGCATTGACCAAGTCGGGCACGGGAACGCTGATTCTTTCCGGCACCAATACGTACAGTGGGGGCACTTACATCAACGGTGGCAACAACAGCGGCACCATCGGCACTGGAGTGGTTCAGGTCACCAACGTGACGGCGAGTGGGAATGACAACCTCGGGGACAACAGCGCGACCAATGATCTCTACTTCAACAACGGCACGCTCCGCTATTCGAACACTAGCGCGAATGGCACGATCAGCCGTGATGTGAATCTGCTCTCAGGGGGCGGAGTTTTGGAGGTGGTCACTGCCGGGGTGACGGTGGAAATCTCTGGAAAGATCTCCGGAGAGGCCCTCGCCGCGGATGAAGGATTTTTCTCCTCACAGGGTACACTGACGAAAACCGGAGCTGGCACTCTTGTCATCAGCAATGGGAACAATGACTACACTGGCGGGAACATCGTCAATGGCGGCATTTTGCGCCTTAGCGGGGCTGGCAAACTGGGAGCCTCAATCGGATACCTCACGGTGGGGGCAGCGGGCGTGGTGGATCTTAATGGCACCAGCCAGAGTGTGGGTCTCTTGTCGGGATCAGCAGGTGCCATCATTAGAAATAACGGCGCAGGCAGTCAGAACCTGACGTTTGGCAATGGCAATGCGTCCAGCGTCACAAACCTGACTTCTGCGTCCAGCACAGGCTACGCCGGGATCATCCAGGACAATGATGGGACAGGATCCGGTGCGGTGTCTCTGACCAAGGTCGGCACGGGGACGCAGATCCTTTCTGGTGTGAATACCTACACTGGGACCACCAGCATCAATGAAGGCACTCTGCAGATGGGTGCTGGGACGGGATCGGCAACCAGCACGGCTCGTTCCGGAAGTGGTGCTGTCACGGTAGCAGCCAGCGCCACGCTGTCCGGCAACGGAATTATCGGGGGCAATACTTCCATCGCGGCCAATGGTCTTCTGAGCGTGGGTGTCTTTGGTCAAACGGTGGCCCAGACACTGACTTTCGCGGGCTCACTGGTGAATGATGGCGTGATCAGTCTGGATGTGTGGTCGGCCAGCGGCATTGATCAAATCAAGTTCACCGGCTCAGGCACCGTGGATCTCAACGGCAGGCTCATCGTCAACAACAACGCGGTCTCCTCGAACCTCTGGACCGCGAACCAGTCACTCAAGCTTTTTGACTGGGGGACCATGTCGGTCCTGGATCGCAGCATCGCCGATATGCTGCTGGATATCGGGGCGATGAAACTTTCGGATTCCGCCAATACCTATTGGGACACGAGCCGTCTTCTGGTGGACGGCACCATCGTGGTGCTGGCCAATGCTCTGGTCTGGGATGCGAACACCGGTACCAATGGTGCTCAAGACGGAGCAGGTAATTGGGCCGTCACCCCGAACACGAACTGGTGGACTGGCAGTGCCAACACGTCTTTCGTTTCCGATGGCACCCTGAACGTGATTTTCGGCAGCGGATCAGGTGCCGCCGGGGCGGTCAGCGTCCAGGCGGGTGGAGTTTTGGTCAACAACATCACCTTCAATGATGCTGGGAGTAGCAACTACACCATCCAGGGCGGAAATGTGACGCTCACTGCCGGGGCCTGGATCGCTACCAATCATGCCTACTCAGACACGGCGGGCACCACCATCACCGCGATTCTGGCCGGGACCAACTGGACGAAGTCCGGACAAGGACGTCTCATTCTGAACGCCAACAACGCCTTCACCGGAACGGTGACAGTTGCGCAGGGCGTACTGGACGTCCGGCATGCCAACGCGCTCGGACCGAATGCCAGCAGTACCACTACTGTGATGAGCGGGGCCACCCTGGAAATCCGTGGGGGTATCACCGTTAATGAAAACCTGGTGATCAATGGGTCTGGTCATCAATCTGGTGGTGTCTCCCTCGGAGCCATTTCGAACCAGTCCGGCTCCAACACCTTCTCCGGGACCATCAGCGTTGCCACCAACTCCCAGATCACTGCGCAAGCGGGTACGGTGTCGCTTAGTGGCGTCATCAGCGGCAGTGCCGGCCTAGTCATTACGGCGGTGGATCCTGCTGCGATCGTGCAGTTCACGGGCAACGGTTCCAACACCTACACAGGCGCCACCTCCGTCAATTCAGGCATCCTTCGGCTGGCCAAAACGCAGTTCCTCAATTCCATCACTACGAACACCCAGGTGAACATCGGTGATGGAGTGGGCTCTAGCAGGGACATCCTTCGTCTCGGTACGAGCGACCAGATTCATGACACGGGCACGGTTCTGAGCTTCAAGGGATCAGGAGCAGGCGGTGGCGTGTTTCAGCTGTTTGGCTTTAACGAAACGGTGGGGACCATCCGGAGCACAAACGGTGATGGCGTGATCGAAAATGGAGGCTCGGGGGTCAGCACGCTTACAGTGAACAATGTCACCAATGATGTCTTCTCCGGCATCCTGCAGAATGGTGCGGCCGGAACCTTGGCGTTTACCAAGATCAACAATGGCATCTTGAGTCTGACAGGTGCCAACACCTATACTGGGGCCACCAGCGTCCGCGCGGGTGTGCTGGAGCTCTCTGGTGGCGGTACCTTGAGCGGTACGACGGCGATCCAGGTCGCCTCCGGGGGCACTCTGCGTCTGACCAATACCAGTGGCGCAAATTCTGCGAACCGGCTCAACGACAGCGCCGCGATTTCCATGGTCGGTGGCAAGCTGGAGTTCTCTCACAACGGAGGCAGTGCGAGTTACTCAGAGACCGCAGGCGCCCTGAACTTGGAATCCGGTGCCAACAGCATCTCGAGCTCGCAGGCAGCAGGGGGATTTACCTCCCAGCTCACATTCGCCTCTCTGAATCGCCTGAACTATTCCACAGTGGATTTTGTCGGGACAGGATTGGGCGGAGATTTGCAGAACCAGATCCGGTTCAATACAGTGCCTTCCACCCAGGATCATGGACTGATCGGAGCTTGGGCCACGGTGGGCACGGAGTTTGCCAAGTATGGCTCCTTTGGTGTGACCGCCATGTCTGGGGCTGACTATGCGCTGAACACCGCTGTCAGCACGTGGACCTTCAAGCAGAACATCAAGCAGACGGCAAGTTCCACGCTCACATCCAGCCGCAATGTGAACTCCCTGAACCTCGCGCAGGTTGGGGCCACGACTGTGGATCTGGGCGGTAACACGCTTCGGATTGAATCAGGCGGATTGTTGGTGAGCGGTAACTTTGACAGTGCCATCACCAATGGCACCCTCACAGCGGGAACCAGTGCCAATACGACCGGTGAACTGGTGGTGCATCAGACTGCTGCCGCCTCCACATTGACCATTGGGGCATCCATTGGGAACAACGGAACTGGTGAGGTGGCTTTCACCAAGAGCGGTGCAGGGGCGGTTGTTCTCGCGGGAAGCAATACCTTTACTGGCGGGATCACTGTGAATGCCGGAACCTTGCGCTTGGGCAACGCCCAGGCAGTGGCGGTGGGCAACCGGCTTGCGATTGAAGGCGGCACGCTGGACCTCAATGGGTACAATGTCACAGCAGGAGCGCTCTCGAGTGCCAGCCCTCAGGCCACACTGGGCGTGATCACGAACACGGCCGTCACGCAAGCTCTGTTGACGGTGGGTTCCGGGGATGCCTCCAGCAGTTACTACGGCACCATCATCAATGGTACCGGTGGAATAGCGCTGACCAAGGTGGGGCTGGGAACGGTCACACTGGCTGGCAACAACACCTTCACGGGAGCGGTGAATGTTGATGCTGGTAAACTGGTGGTGGGGCACGCCAATGCGCTTGGAACGACTGCGGGAGGAACCGTTGTGAAGGATGGTGCGACTCTGGAGTTCACAGCGGAGGGCACCTACACGGAAGCCATCACGCTTACTGGCGAAGGGTACAACCGGCAGGGGGCGCTTTCTCTGGCCAACGTCACTTCACTACGTGGTGGGGCAGACCAGGTCCGGGTAAACAACGTCATCCTGGCAGGAAACACCACGATCAACACTAGCACCAAACGCTTGGACTTCGATGGTACGCTATCTGCCGCAGGATTCGCCCTTACGAAGATCGGCTCGTCCCAGGTCACTTATGAAGGCGGGGGGACGACCAACTTGGGAGATCTCTACGTCAAGCAGGGCGACTTCACCTTTGGCGGTGGTGCCAACGCTCTCGGCAATGCCAGCAACACTATCTACATCAACTCCAATGCGACACTGAGGTTCTACAACGTGGCTGCTGTGAGCAAGGGTATCACGCTGCGCGGAGGTAACTGGATCCGGGACGGCAGCAGCAACGCCACCACCTTCCGGGTGGCCGGTGGGGGCTTGCGCATTGAGGCCGGGGCTTCCGCTCTGACTCACACTGCGACAAGCCAAGTGATTCACCTTGATGTCATCAACCGCGCTGTCGGTGCCACGTTGAACATCACCAATACCTCTTCGCCGGTGGTTGCGTTCACGACCAGCACCCTCAACACCAACGGTATCATTGGCGGGTATGCGACCTGGGGCGGCAATACCTGGGCGGTGAGCGGTGCCTCCGGCACAGATATCACCATTTCCGGGTTGTCCTCCTTTCAGACCAATTCGTTCACGGTGGCGGCGAACAATGTGGATATCACCAGCAGCCAGGGTCCGGCGGCAAACTTCACCATCAACAGCTTGCGTTTCAACACCGCAGCAGGTGTCACCCTGACGCTTCAGGGATCCAACGTCATCAGTTCTGGAGGTATTCTGGTGACCTCCACTGTCGCTGGGAACGCGACGCGCATCACGGGCGGAACCCTGATGGGATCTGTCAGTGGTGATCTTATCATTCACCAGAACAACGCGGGGGCAGACTTTTTTATCGAGTCCATCATCGCCGACAACACGGGTGCTACGGCGCTGACCAAATCAGGAGCCGGGAAGATGGTTCTCTCTGGCAGCAACACCTACTCTGGGGGGACCTACATCAATGGCTCTTCGGGCGGTGCCACCAGGGGGATTCTCTCTGTCGCAAAGATTTCTGACACTGGCGACAGCAACATTGGCCAGTCCACAGCGGGATCGAACGGTCTGTCGTTCAACAACGGTATCCTTGAGTACACTGGGTCAGCGGGTGCGCAGACGAGCAGAAATGTTCGCCTGTATTCTGGCGGCGGTGAATTCCGGATTGGGACGGCAGGTGTGGAGCTTGAATTGAGCGGTGTCATCTCCAGCGGTGACACTGAGACCAACGATGGTTACTACAATGCGGAAGCTGGGCTGACAAAGAGCGGCAATGGCATTCTGGCACTTTCGGGTACTGTCGCCAACACTTACACAGGTGACACGGTGATCAACGCTGGCGTCTTGCTCTTGAGAAAGTCCGCCGGAGTGGATGCAATTGCCGGATCCATTGTGGTCAACAACACTGGGATCTTGCGCCTTGGTCAGACCAATCAGATCAACAACAGTTCCGTCCTCACTCTGGTTCAGACCGGGATGTTTGATCTCGATGGCTATTCAGAAGCGGTGGGCGGCCTGTCAGGCGTGGACGCGACCAGCTCAGTCAGAAACGGAGGCTCATCGGCCTCTGTATTGGGTGTTTCAGTGGCTGCCGGGCAGACTTACAAGTATGCAGGCAAGATTGAGGATGGGGTTTCGCCCCTCTCCATCGAGAAGTCTGGCGCGGGCACGCAGGTGTTGTCGGGCCTGTTGACGTACTCCGGATCCACATCCGTTTCTGCCGGGACATTGCAGTTTGGCGATGGCGGGGCCACCTCCGTCGTTCTTGGCGGGGCGGTGCAGATTGCCACCGGAGCCACACTGGCGGTGAACAGTTCTGGAGATGTGGTGCTTGGAGATGTGGGAGGAGCCGGATCGTTGGTGCAGGCGGGATCGGGTACCACGGAGGTGTCCACTCGGTATGCCTTGACGGGCGAATCCAAGGTGACTGCAGGGAGGCTGCTTGTGGATGGCTACTCGTCTGGAACCGTAGCTGGCAGGATCAGCGTGACCGGTGGTCAGCTTGGCGGCAAGGGAACGATCAACAGCAATGTGGTGGTGAGTGAGAGAGGGGTGATCAATGCTGGCAGCCGGCTTTCGGAAATCGACCGCTTGACCTTCGCTGGAGATCTCATGGTCAAGCGAGGTGGTTTGTCTGCCGAGCCCCGGTTGTTGTTCCAAGTCAGCAGCTTCGAAATGCTCTACAACGATTCGATTATTCAGACGCTCAGCGAAAGCGCCATTGCAACTTACTTGGCCGGGCTGGACTTTTCAGACATCGACGGATCGGGGACAAGCTTGCGTGAGCTTGGGCTGGGTGCTCATGACCAGCTTGATATCAAGGGCACGCTTACGCTGGAAGCAGGGGGGCTCATCGTGGTTGACGGCGGTACACGTACCTTTGTGGCTGGTGACATGCTGGATCTTATGGATTGGGCCACGTTGGCCAACCCCCTGACGACGGACGGGCAGTGGGATGTAAACTTGGATCTCATTCTGCCAACACTCGGAACTGGATTGAAGTGGGATCGCAGTCTGTTCCTCTCGGATGGGGTGGTGGTCGTCGTGGTGCCAGAGCCATCGAAGGCCTGCTTGCTGCTGCTCGGGCTGGGCTGCCTCTTCTTGCGGCGCAGAAGACGGTAG
- a CDS encoding DUF1592 domain-containing protein gives MPALPTTVTLQRLVFSSMCVAPLCQAAPDTKAFFGNHCLECHDTETRKGGVDLEALRWAPNEKAAYDKWVKVYDVVQKGEMPPKKEDRPAADASRAFLTDLGDNLSTVDKQKIAANGRTVLRRLNREEYERTVQDLLSISLPLTAMLPADTPLYGFDTVSEGLRLSTLQMEKYLEAADAAVDAAINLGPEPAPISGHWLVKNEEGVRKNIDTPEGTLTNPNDPKSKHRQLLRELPDGAIVFFDQGYPAAQIRQVERHPAGLFRIRVSAYGFQRKGESIPMRVYGDNFKDKQLLGWFDMPADKPRVVEFVGRLRANEHLRIEPTNTGVDEKGQNVYNIGAKEFGGSGLAIQWVEVEGPLKETWPPRSMEALFGDTPITKIEEGRKNRDKRVAYEIKPEDPKASAKAVLERFATKAFRRPLEPGEADRYVKLTTDALDEQLSYLDAIRIGFRAILTAPQFLFLEEHTGKLTDYALASRLSYFLWSTMPDEELLKLATEKKLSDPQVLRGQVERMLKNERAKAFVTNFTGQWLDLRNIDATTPDKKLYPEADELLRVSMVDETEAFFTELLASNLPVTNIIHSDFAMLNSRLAAHYQIDGVDGEQIRKVTLPANSPRGGIITQASVLKVTANGTTTSPVLRGAWVMKKLLGQPPSPPPPGVGSLEPDTRGATTVREQLDKHRNSETCKGCHSKIDPPGFALESFDVIGGFRDRYRSQDKGDTATVSNTRKKRLYIKLGPAVDASGALADGAAFTGIIDFKSLLMANPQPVVRALTEKLVIYSTGAGIGFSDRPAIDAIVAKTEEQGGGLRTLVQEIVQSPLFQSK, from the coding sequence ATGCCTGCCCTACCCACTACCGTGACCCTGCAAAGACTCGTCTTCAGCTCTATGTGCGTCGCGCCGTTGTGCCAGGCTGCGCCCGATACCAAGGCCTTTTTCGGCAATCACTGCCTGGAGTGCCACGATACGGAAACCAGAAAAGGCGGCGTGGACCTGGAGGCACTACGCTGGGCTCCGAATGAGAAAGCTGCCTACGACAAGTGGGTGAAAGTTTACGACGTGGTGCAAAAGGGTGAGATGCCCCCCAAGAAGGAAGACCGCCCCGCTGCCGATGCCTCCAGAGCCTTTCTGACCGACCTCGGTGACAACCTGAGCACGGTGGACAAGCAGAAGATTGCCGCGAATGGACGCACCGTTCTGCGCCGACTCAACCGCGAAGAGTACGAGCGGACGGTGCAGGATCTGCTGAGCATCAGCCTCCCTCTCACGGCCATGCTGCCAGCCGACACGCCGCTTTACGGGTTCGACACTGTATCAGAGGGCCTGCGCCTCTCCACCCTCCAGATGGAGAAGTACCTGGAGGCCGCGGACGCCGCCGTCGATGCTGCGATCAATCTCGGACCAGAACCCGCTCCCATCAGCGGCCACTGGCTGGTCAAGAACGAGGAGGGCGTGCGCAAAAACATCGACACTCCTGAAGGCACTCTGACCAACCCCAATGACCCCAAAAGCAAGCACCGCCAGCTATTACGGGAACTGCCGGACGGGGCCATCGTCTTCTTTGATCAGGGCTATCCTGCGGCGCAGATTCGCCAGGTGGAGCGCCATCCGGCCGGACTGTTCCGCATCCGCGTGAGCGCCTACGGCTTTCAGAGAAAGGGCGAGAGCATCCCCATGCGGGTTTACGGAGATAACTTCAAGGACAAGCAGCTCCTAGGCTGGTTCGACATGCCGGCCGACAAGCCTCGCGTGGTGGAGTTCGTGGGCCGTCTCCGAGCCAATGAACATTTGCGCATCGAGCCGACCAACACGGGCGTGGATGAAAAGGGGCAGAACGTGTACAATATTGGGGCCAAGGAGTTTGGAGGATCGGGCCTGGCCATCCAGTGGGTGGAGGTGGAAGGCCCGCTCAAAGAAACCTGGCCTCCCCGCAGCATGGAGGCCCTCTTTGGCGACACGCCGATCACCAAGATCGAGGAAGGTCGCAAGAACCGCGACAAACGGGTGGCTTATGAAATCAAGCCGGAAGATCCCAAGGCCAGCGCCAAGGCGGTTTTGGAACGCTTTGCCACCAAGGCCTTCCGCCGCCCGCTGGAACCGGGTGAGGCAGACCGTTATGTGAAGCTGACGACGGATGCGCTGGATGAACAACTGAGCTATCTCGACGCCATCCGCATCGGTTTTCGCGCCATTCTCACCGCTCCGCAGTTCCTTTTCCTTGAGGAGCACACCGGCAAGCTGACCGACTACGCCCTGGCTTCCCGGCTCTCCTACTTCCTCTGGAGCACCATGCCGGATGAAGAACTGCTCAAGCTGGCAACCGAGAAGAAACTCAGTGATCCCCAAGTGCTGCGGGGCCAGGTGGAGCGGATGCTCAAAAACGAACGGGCCAAGGCCTTTGTCACCAACTTCACCGGCCAGTGGCTGGACCTCCGCAACATCGACGCCACCACGCCGGACAAGAAGCTCTATCCCGAGGCGGACGAGCTCCTGCGGGTTTCCATGGTGGACGAGACCGAGGCCTTCTTCACCGAACTCCTTGCCTCGAACCTCCCGGTCACCAACATCATCCACTCAGACTTTGCCATGCTCAACAGCCGGCTGGCCGCGCATTACCAGATTGACGGTGTGGATGGCGAGCAGATCCGCAAGGTCACCCTGCCCGCCAACAGTCCGCGGGGCGGCATCATCACCCAGGCCAGTGTCCTCAAAGTCACGGCAAACGGCACCACCACCTCGCCCGTCTTGCGCGGTGCCTGGGTCATGAAGAAGCTGCTGGGGCAGCCTCCCTCCCCACCCCCACCGGGCGTCGGCTCCCTGGAGCCAGACACTCGCGGTGCCACCACGGTGCGCGAGCAGCTGGACAAGCATCGCAACTCGGAAACGTGCAAGGGCTGCCATAGCAAGATCGACCCACCCGGTTTCGCGCTGGAGAGCTTCGATGTCATCGGCGGCTTCCGGGACCGCTACCGTTCCCAGGACAAAGGTGACACTGCCACCGTGTCGAATACCCGGAAGAAGCGCCTCTACATCAAGCTCGGCCCAGCCGTGGATGCCAGCGGTGCACTGGCGGATGGAGCCGCCTTTACCGGGATCATCGACTTCAAGAGTCTGCTCATGGCCAATCCCCAACCGGTGGTCCGTGCACTGACTGAAAAGCTCGTCATCTATTCCACCGGCGCAGGCATCGGATTCTCCGACCGCCCCGCCATTGATGCCATCGTTGCCAAAACGGAGGAACAGGGCGGCGGACTCCGCACTCTGGTTCAGGAAATTGTGCAAAGCCCGCTCTTCCAGTCCAAGTAA